The Acutalibacter muris genomic sequence ATTCCCGCCAAGATTGACATCGCTGAAGAGATCAAGCAAGCTCACCGGCAACTTCGGGTAGCCGCTTACTGCCGCGTTTCAACGGCCCAGGAGGAGCAACTGAACATCTATGACGTGCAGGTAAGGTACTACACCGAAAAGATACGCAGTGAGCCAAAATGGGCCTTTGTGGGCATCTTTGCGGACAGAGGACTTTCCGGCACCAGCACCAAAAAGCGAGACGAGTTCAACAAGATGATCAAGATGTGTCGGCGCGGCAAAATCGATATGATTATTACGAAATCCATCAGCCGGTTTGCCAGGAACACTGCTGATGTGTTAAAATATGTGCGTATGCTTAAGGAAATAGGTGTGGACATCTTCTTCGAGGAACAGAACATCCACAGCACCCAGCCTGGGGCCGAGTTTTATATCACTATTTACGGCTCCATCGCTCAGAGCGAGTCTGAGAATATCAGCGCCAACGTCATATGGGGCAAAAATCAGAGTGCTAAAGAGGGCAAGGTTCCGTTCCAGTACAAACGTTTCCTGGGTTATCGGCGCGGGCCAGACGGAAAGCCGGAAATCGATCCGGAGCAGGCCGAAGTGGTAAAACGAATTTATGAGCGGTTCCTGGCCGGGGACAGCATGACCACCATTGCGAATGACTTGACCGCTGACGGCATCCCAACCCCCACCGGCTCCGGCAAATGGGTGCCTGGGACAATACAGTCAATTATCTCAAATGAAAAATATGCTGGAAATGCGGTTCTCAACAAAACTTATGTAGTTGACTGTATCAGTAAAAAAGTCAGGCGCAACGACGGCAAGGCCCGGCCCATGTACTTTGTGGAGAACAATCACCCCGCCATCATCGACCCCGCCACCTTTGGTCGAGCGCAAGAGGAACTGGCACGGCGCACCGGTAAGCGTAAGGTTAAGCAAAAGGGTACGAAAACCGAGCAGGGCCGGTACTCCAGCAAGTATGCACTGACGGAACTACTTGTCTGTGGGGAATGCGGTACCCCATATCGCCGATGCACCTGGACGGTCAAGGGTGAAAAGAAACCGGTCTGGCGGTGCATCAA encodes the following:
- a CDS encoding recombinase family protein, which produces MQPTMTAPQKVVRKIPAKIDIAEEIKQAHRQLRVAAYCRVSTAQEEQLNIYDVQVRYYTEKIRSEPKWAFVGIFADRGLSGTSTKKRDEFNKMIKMCRRGKIDMIITKSISRFARNTADVLKYVRMLKEIGVDIFFEEQNIHSTQPGAEFYITIYGSIAQSESENISANVIWGKNQSAKEGKVPFQYKRFLGYRRGPDGKPEIDPEQAEVVKRIYERFLAGDSMTTIANDLTADGIPTPTGSGKWVPGTIQSIISNEKYAGNAVLNKTYVVDCISKKVRRNDGKARPMYFVENNHPAIIDPATFGRAQEELARRTGKRKVKQKGTKTEQGRYSSKYALTELLVCGECGTPYRRCTWTVKGEKKPVWRCINRLDFGKRYCHHSPTMEESVLQEAVMAAIMRTAKQSADVLGTLKLHIGMGLKNDSGEDNSLDIQIRIAEIDAQFKAMLQAIATDTVEDFDEQRATALMSEKNSLEQQLAQLDNAQQEKENEESRLDEIFTILDGLENHPMEYDDRLVRQVLECVVVESKERIKVIFAGGLEVEQAIEKA